In one Gadus morhua chromosome 7, gadMor3.0, whole genome shotgun sequence genomic region, the following are encoded:
- the kcnk12l gene encoding potassium channel subfamily K member 13 has protein sequence MNEDNARFCLLAGLILLYLLCGAAVFSALERPYELRARRRWTQRLDEFTRAHGVEVAALQGLLRDYEEANGAGIRVDALRPRWDFSGAFYFVGTVVSTIGFGMNTPATISGKIFLIFYGLIGCAATILFFNLFLERIITMLAYIMRWFHERQLRHSGAGALGEGGRAPRREDDSLEGWKPSVYYVMLILGVASVIIACSASTLYCAMEDWSYVDSLYFCFVAFSTIGFGDLVSSQRQQYEGQGAYRLGNCLFILMGVCCIYSLFNVISIVIKQTLNWILAKLACGGGSRPGCRSLRCPCWSRKHGARRLAPAAGRGRRFKGNSVQPLQSRAGPQRFAGGSLDTAGDSETDCGPGGEGGAYPGRRLSGEMISVNEFNKVSLALLQKQLSDSAHHHQGHAPPSHAHLNGFSGGVGALAIMNNRLQETSCDR, from the exons ATGAATGAGGACAACGCCCGCTTCTGCCTGCTGGCCGGCCTCATCCTGCTCTACCTGCTGTGTGGCGCCGCCGTCTTCTCTGCGCTGGAGCGACCGTACGAGCTGCGGGCGCGCCGCCGCTGGACGCAGCGGCTGGACGAGTTCACGCGGGCACACGGCGTGGAGGTGGCCGCGCTGCAGGGGCTGCTGCGGGACTACGAGGAGGCCAACGGGGCGGGCATCCGCGTGGACGCCCTGCGGCCCCGCTGGGACTTCTCCGGGGCCTTCTACTTCGTGGGCACGGTGGTGTCCACCATCG GTTTCGGGATGAACACCCCGGCCACCATCTCCGGGAAGATCTTCCTCATCTTCTACGGTCTGATCGGCTGCGCGGCCACCATCCTCTTCTTCAACCTGTTCCTGGAGCGCATCATCACCATGCTGGCCTACATCATGCGCTGGTTCCACGAGCGCCAGCTGCGGCACTCGGGAGCGGGGGCCCTGGGGGAGGGTGGGCGGGCCCCCCGCCGGGAGGACGACAGCCTGGAGGGCTGGAAGCCGTCGGTGTACTACGTGATGCTGATCCTGGGCGTGGCCTCGGTCATCATCGCCTGCAGCGCCTCCACGCTGTACTGCGCCATGGAGGACTGGAGCTACGTGGACTCGCTCTACTTCTGCTTCGTGGCCTTCAGCACCATCGGCTTCGGGGACCTGGTGAGCAGCCAGCGGCAGCAGTACGAGGGCCAGGGAGCCTATCGCCTGGGCAACTGCCTCTTCATCCTCATGGGCGTGTGCTGCATCTACTCCCTGTTCAACGTCATCTCCATCGTCATCAAGCAGACGCTCAACTGGATCCTGGCCAAGCTGGCGTGCGGCGGCGGCTCGCGGCCCGGCTGCCGCTCGCTGCGCTGCCCCTGCTGGTCGCGGAAGCACGGCGCGCGCCGCCTGGCGCCGGCGGCCGGGCGCGGCCGGCGCTTCAAGGGGAACAGCGTGCAGCCGCTGCAGAGCCGCGCGGGGCCGCAGCGCTTCGCCGGCGGCTCGCTGGACACGGCCGGCGACAGCGAGACGGACTGCGGGCCGGGCGGCGAGGGCGGGGCCTACCCCGGGCGCCGCCTCTCCGGGGAGATGATCTCGGTGAACGAGTTCAACAAGGTGTCGCTGGCGCTGCTGCAGAAGCAGCTGAGTGActccgcccaccaccaccagggccaCGCCCCGCCCAGCCACGCCCACCTCAACGGCTTCTCCGGCGGCGTTGGCGCCTTGGCCATCATGAACAACCGTCTGCAGGAGACCAGCTGCGACCGGTAG
- the ppm1nb gene encoding protein phosphatase, Mg2+/Mn2+ dependent, 1Nb (putative), translating to MRTSRKGPGPVEMPAFVRQLVKETERRVSSLFKGGGGRGGGGGGGGGGGGGGGGAGGEPGGEGGGGGDPVEVGPSPYLDRPVLDKLVEEGCSRWGLTYALGSMQGWRSTMEDFHNCVPQLGGELADWSFFAVFDGHAGSSVARYCSQHLLSQMLATGQMGGEDDPERVRAGIVGGFLQTDRQLQGVARREGWERGGTTVVAALISPCYVYFANCGDSRAVLSRSGQVCFSTEDHKPYSPLERERIENAGGCVSIQRVNGSLAVSRALGDFGYKGAENRPPEEQMVSPEPEVCVVERSPGDEFLVLACDGVWDTLTNEELCAFVHSRLRVCTDLRDVCAQVIDLCLYKGSLDNISIILLCFPGAPQLSAEALHQEAELDDLLEAKVAEIYEDLCVGGEEPDLLAVLTVLASIHIPGLPPGGGIQSKRNCIISAYFQQREIHRPTPSNNGGFHKKPM from the exons ATGCGGACCTCCCGGAAGGGCCCGGGCCCCGTGGAGATGCCCGCCTTCGTCCGGCAGCTGGtgaaggagacggagaggagggtCAGCTCCCTGTtcaagggagggggaggacgaggagggggtggagggggaggaggaggaggtgggggcggcggcggcggcgcgggaGGAGagccggggggggagggaggagggggaggggatccCGTGGAGGTGGGGCCCAGCCCCTACCTGGACCGGCCGGTACTGGacaagctggtggaggagggctgcTCGCGCTGGGGCCTGACGTACGCCCTGGGCTCCATGCAGGGCTGGAGGTCCACCATGGAGGACTTCCACAACTGTGTTCCCCAGCTGGGCGGGGAGCTGGCCGACTGGAGCTTCTTCGCCGTGTTCGACGGGCACGCGGGCAGCAGCGTGGCGCGCTACTGCTCCCAGCACCTCCTCAGCCAGATGCTGGCCACag gacaGATGGGGGGCGAGGACGACCCCGAGCGCGTGCGGGCGGGCATCGTGGGGGGCTTCCTGCAGACGGACCGCCAGCTGCAGGGCGTGGCGCGGCGGGAGGGCTGGGAGCGCGGCGGCACCACCGTGGTGGCCGCGCTCATCTCCCCCTGCTACGTCTACTTCGCCAACTGCGGGGACTCGCGGGCCGTGCTGTCGCGCTCCGGCCAGGTGTGCTTCTCCACCGAGGACCACAAGCCCTACAGCCCGCTGGAGCGCGAGCGCATCGAGAACGCCGGGGGCTGCGTCTCCATCCAGCGCGTCAACGGCTCGCTGGCCGTGTCCCGCGCCCTGGGCGACTTCGGCTACAAGGGCGCCGAGAACCGGCCCCCCGAGGAGCAGATGGTGTCCCCGGAGCCCGAGGTGTGCGTGGTGGAGCGCTCGCCGGGCGACGAGTTCCTGGTGCTGGCGTGCGACGGCGTGTGGGACACGCTGACCAACGAGGAGCTGTGCGCCTTCGTGCACAGCCGGCTGCGCGTGTGCACGGACCTCCGGGACGTGTGCGCGCAGGTCATCGACCTCTGCCTCTACAAG GGCAGCTTGGACAACATCAGCATCATCTTGCTGTGTTTCCCCGGAGCTCCGCAGCTCTCCGCGGAGGCCCTGCATCAAGAGGCCGAGCTAGACGACCTGCTGGAAGCTAAAGTCGCAG agatcTACGAGGACCTGTGCGTCGGCGGGGAGGAGCCCGACCTGCTGGCCGTGCTCACGGTGCTCGCCTCCATCCACATCCCCGGCCTGCCGCCCGGCGGGGGCATCCAGAGCAA GAGGAACTGCATCATTTCTGCATATTTTCAACAGAGGGAGATTCACAGGCCAACTCCGTCTAAC AACGGGGGCTTTCACAAGAAGCCCATGTAG
- the ccdc61 gene encoding centrosomal protein CCDC61, protein MEASSGVEEDLVFRGVEFSVKVEMENGLLAVEISDVKTADQWRGEFDPAYIEDLTRKTGNFKQFPIFCSMLESAVRQTSDSVTLDLLTYADLELLRNRKAGVVGRPRGGQQSPALGAKRYLILIYTVEFDRIHYPLPVPYKGKPDPAALQREIRALRTQLSAATSQGGPGHAHPETQRLRAELAQVREEKQALAHALQRLQGGGAGGREAVRRSREALRDLEEQLLKEQAKGQRSASRRSQEQRLLVEQLEELRESESALRVRVKDLTSELASLRRGRATPVYSGGSRADIQTHRSLSRERGSVTRERGSLSRDRGPGGLGGRARSGSRERADDRVLRSGERGRRADSSGPRAHIPRPSPSPTGSGGLRFDPTAYIQDRQRRLKEADLKKLRKTRRDMLASPVLSERGRSRSREHRPLAERSGSRGRSLSTERRGSRPSSAGSVVDEDHMTGVLLRGRKPVYNGASASRGNGSLGRKPLCSTPTYRRREDRESSMDAGTELSEIDARLQALQDYMRDLDTGP, encoded by the exons ATGGAGGCCAGctcgggggtggaggaggacctCGTGTTCAGAGGGGTGGAGTTCAGCGTGAAGGTGGAGATGGAGAACGGTCTGCTGGCGGTGGAGATCTCCGACGTGAAGACCGCCGACCAGTGGAGGGGAGAGTTCGATCCCGCCT ACATTGAGGACCTCACACGCAAAACTGGAAACTTCAAGCAGTTTCCAATCTTCTGCAGTATGCTGGAGTCGGCCGTTAGACAG ACGAGTGATTcggtgacccttgacctcctGACCTATGCCGACCTGGAGCTGCTGCGGAACAGGAAGGCGGGGGTCGTAGGTCGTCCCCGGGGCGGGCAGCAGTCCCCAGCCCTCGGCGCCAAGAGATACCTGATCCTGATCTACACCGTGGAGTTCGACAG GATCCACTACCCGCTGCCCGTGCCCTACAAGGGGAAGCCGGACCCGGCTGCCCTCCAGCGGGAGATCAGGGCCCTGCGGACCCAGCTCAGCGCCGCCACCTCCCAGGGGgggcccggccacgcccaccctgAGACCCAGAGGCTACGAGCAGA gctggcccaggtgagggaggagaagcAGGCCCTGGCCCACGCCCTGCAGCGcctgcaggggggaggagcaggggggagggaggcggtgaggaggagcagggaggcgctgcgggacctggaggagcagctCCTGAAGGAGCAGGCCAAGGGTCAACGCTCGGCCAGCAGGAGGAGTCAGGAGCAGCGCCTCCtggtggagcag CTGGAGGAGCTCAGGGAGTCTGAGAGCGCGCTGCGCGTCCGTGTGAAGGACCTGACCAGCGAGCTGGCCTCCTTGAGGAGAGG CCGGGCGACACCCGTGTACTCTGGCGGCTCGCGGGCCGACATCCAGACCCACCGGTCGCTGTCCCGGGAGAGGGGCTCCGTGACCCGGGAGAGGGGCTCTCTCTCCAGGGACCGGGGCCCCGGAGGGCTGGGGGGCCGAGCCCGGTCGGGGTCCCGGGAGCGAGCCGACGACCGCGTCCTGCGctcgggggagagggggcgccGGGCCGACTCCTCCGGCCCCCGCGCCCACATCCCCCGACCCTCGCCCTCCCCCACCG GCTCCGGGGGGCTGCGCTTCGACCCCACCGCCTACATCCAGGACCGCCAGCGCCGCCTGAAGGAGGCGGACCTCAAAAA GCTGAGGAAGACGCGGCGAGACATGCTGGCGTCGCCCGTCCTGTCTGAGAGGGGGCGGTCCCGTTCCCGGGAGCACCGCCCCCTCGCGGAACGCTCCGGCAGCCGGGGGCGGAGCCTGTCCACGGAGAGGCGGGGCAGCCGGCCGTCCTCCGCCGGGTCCGTGGTGGACGAGGATCACATGACCGGCGTCCTGCTCAG AGGAAGGAAACCGGTCTACAACGGCGCCAGCGCG TCCAGAGGGAACGGGTCGCTGGGCCGGAAGCCGCTCTGCAGCACGCCCACGTaccggaggagagaggacagag agagctcCATGGACGCGGGGACGGAGCTGTCGGAGATCGACGCTCGACTGCAGGCCCTGCAGGACTACATGAGGGACCTGGACACCGGACCCTGA
- the LOC115547645 gene encoding inositol-trisphosphate 3-kinase A isoform X2, giving the protein MDDPALQPSPAARHRASALATAGRTRRELPGGGEREAVEETLRGGGAMLPEADGGPAERLCPLLPRRGPTRGAGLHHDGQPADALPRARHHGLTYQEEELRLARERPKLRQDMYEKMVAVDPGAPTAQEGAQRGVLKTRYMQWRESLSSTTTQGFRIEGVRKANGECRTNFKRTKSREQVGEALRDFVDHDPRTVRGYLSRLKQLRHTLEASQFFRTHEVVGSSLLFLHDAAGRSGVWMIDFGKTSPLPPPLTLDHRTPWVEGNREDGYLWGLDNLIAILTDSLPPARTPGPPEP; this is encoded by the exons ATGGATGACCCAGCCCTCCAGCCCTCTCCTGCTGCCCGGCACAGAGCCTCAGCCCTGGCTACAGCTGGTCGGACACGCAG agaGCTTCCAGGTGGGGGAGAACGGGAGGCTGTTGAAGAGACACTGCGAGGGGGAGGAGCGATGCTTCCGGAGGCTGATGGAGGACCGGCTGAGCGCCTTTGTCCCCTCCTTCCACGGCGTGGTCCAACACGAGGGGCAGGACTACACCATGATGGACAACCTGCTGACGCGCTTCCACGCGCCCGCCATCATGGACT GACgtaccaggaggaggagctgcgccTGGCCCGGGAGCGGCCCAAGCTGCGGCAGGACATGTACGAGAAGATGGTGGCGGTGGACCCCGGGGCCCCCACGGCCCAGGAGGGGGCCCAGCGGGGGGTCCTGAAGACCCGGTACATGCAGTGGAGGGAGAGCCTGAGCTCCACCACCACGCAGGGCTTCCGCATCGAGGGGGTCAGG AAGGCCAACGGAGAGTGCCGCACAAACTTCAAGAGGACCAAAAGCAGGGAGCAGGTCGGCGAGGCGCTGAGGGACTTCGTGGACCACGACCCCCGGACCGTG AGGGGCTACCTGAGCAGACTGAAGCAGCTGCGCCACACGCTGGAGGCCTCCCAGTTCTTCAGGACAcacgag gtggtagGTAGCTCTCTGCTCTTCCTGCACGACGCCGCGGGCCGGTCGGGTGTGTGGATGATCGACTTCGGGAAgacctcccccctgcccccccccctcaccctggaCCACCGGACCCCCTGGGTGGAAGGCAACCGCGAGGACGGCTACCTCTGGGGTCTGGACAACCTCATCGCCATCCTCACCGACAGCCTGCCCCCCGCCCGGACACCTGGCCCCCCGGAGCcctga
- the LOC115547645 gene encoding inositol-trisphosphate 3-kinase A isoform X1 codes for MFSENDTWMTQPSSPLLLPGTEPQPWLQLVGHAESFQVGENGRLLKRHCEGEERCFRRLMEDRLSAFVPSFHGVVQHEGQDYTMMDNLLTRFHAPAIMDCKMGTRTYQEEELRLARERPKLRQDMYEKMVAVDPGAPTAQEGAQRGVLKTRYMQWRESLSSTTTQGFRIEGVRKANGECRTNFKRTKSREQVGEALRDFVDHDPRTVRGYLSRLKQLRHTLEASQFFRTHEVVGSSLLFLHDAAGRSGVWMIDFGKTSPLPPPLTLDHRTPWVEGNREDGYLWGLDNLIAILTDSLPPARTPGPPEP; via the exons ATGTTCTCCGAG AACGACACATGGATGACCCAGCCCTCCAGCCCTCTCCTGCTGCCCGGCACAGAGCCTCAGCCCTGGCTACAGCTGGTCGGACACGCAG agaGCTTCCAGGTGGGGGAGAACGGGAGGCTGTTGAAGAGACACTGCGAGGGGGAGGAGCGATGCTTCCGGAGGCTGATGGAGGACCGGCTGAGCGCCTTTGTCCCCTCCTTCCACGGCGTGGTCCAACACGAGGGGCAGGACTACACCATGATGGACAACCTGCTGACGCGCTTCCACGCGCCCGCCATCATGGACTGTAAGATGGGCACCCG GACgtaccaggaggaggagctgcgccTGGCCCGGGAGCGGCCCAAGCTGCGGCAGGACATGTACGAGAAGATGGTGGCGGTGGACCCCGGGGCCCCCACGGCCCAGGAGGGGGCCCAGCGGGGGGTCCTGAAGACCCGGTACATGCAGTGGAGGGAGAGCCTGAGCTCCACCACCACGCAGGGCTTCCGCATCGAGGGGGTCAGG AAGGCCAACGGAGAGTGCCGCACAAACTTCAAGAGGACCAAAAGCAGGGAGCAGGTCGGCGAGGCGCTGAGGGACTTCGTGGACCACGACCCCCGGACCGTG AGGGGCTACCTGAGCAGACTGAAGCAGCTGCGCCACACGCTGGAGGCCTCCCAGTTCTTCAGGACAcacgag gtggtagGTAGCTCTCTGCTCTTCCTGCACGACGCCGCGGGCCGGTCGGGTGTGTGGATGATCGACTTCGGGAAgacctcccccctgcccccccccctcaccctggaCCACCGGACCCCCTGGGTGGAAGGCAACCGCGAGGACGGCTACCTCTGGGGTCTGGACAACCTCATCGCCATCCTCACCGACAGCCTGCCCCCCGCCCGGACACCTGGCCCCCCGGAGCcctga